The following proteins come from a genomic window of Companilactobacillus pabuli:
- a CDS encoding amino acid ABC transporter ATP-binding protein: MIELKNLNKAYGNNNVLKHINLKIDDGEVVVIIGPSGSGKSTLLRCMNLLEQPTSGEVKINGQKVSGKVKPELIRETRQNVGMVFQHFNLFPHYTVLNNIIHAPMIVKKQNKDEAIKHAKQLLKEVSLENKINAFPSSLSGGQEQRIAIARALAMNPNTLLFDEPTSALDPEMVEEVLEVMKKLAKTGMTMVVVTHEMGFAKQVGDRVVFVDNGQILEDDTPEKIFNAPNNPRTQDFISKILYT, translated from the coding sequence GTGATAGAACTTAAAAATTTAAATAAAGCATATGGTAACAATAATGTTTTAAAACATATCAATTTAAAAATTGATGATGGTGAAGTTGTTGTAATTATTGGACCATCGGGTTCCGGGAAAAGTACTTTATTACGTTGCATGAATTTACTGGAACAACCAACAAGTGGCGAAGTAAAAATTAATGGTCAAAAGGTCTCTGGTAAGGTTAAACCAGAATTAATTAGAGAAACTAGACAAAACGTGGGTATGGTCTTTCAACACTTCAATCTTTTTCCTCACTATACTGTCTTGAATAATATTATTCATGCGCCAATGATTGTGAAAAAGCAGAATAAAGATGAGGCAATCAAACACGCCAAACAATTACTAAAAGAAGTTTCATTAGAAAACAAAATAAATGCTTTTCCGTCTTCTCTTTCAGGAGGGCAAGAACAGCGAATTGCTATTGCACGTGCTTTAGCAATGAATCCTAATACCCTTTTATTTGATGAGCCAACTTCAGCACTTGATCCAGAGATGGTTGAAGAGGTTCTGGAAGTTATGAAAAAACTTGCTAAAACTGGAATGACAATGGTTGTTGTAACTCATGAAATGGGTTTTGCAAAACAAGTAGGGGATAGAGTTGTTTTTGTTGATAATGGTCAGATTTTAGAAGACGATACTCCGGAAAAAATCTTTAATGCACCTAACAATCCTAGAACTCAAGATTTTATTTCTAAAATTTTGTATACTTAA
- a CDS encoding transporter substrate-binding domain-containing protein, whose product MRKKFFYLMMLAFSLILILMGCGNKSNDASSLDKIQHKGVLTVGMISSNPPYEYQVNKGGEQSMKGSDVKLIKKIASKLGVKYKIKTMDMDGLLPALQSGKVDVLVTSLSPTPERKKGATFSKVYFRSTNTLVIRKADKSKYYNNINRLDNKKIAVVNNSTQQPMIEKSFPNASLTKLSKVTDLALALNNNKVDAFSIDIPTATILLRQNPNLMMTNWHHKDSSLGAAVAMPKGASKDLVNKVNEVVKSNKTNYEKWVQDSAEKVPTD is encoded by the coding sequence ATGAGAAAAAAATTTTTTTATTTGATGATGTTAGCTTTTTCTTTGATTTTGATCTTAATGGGATGTGGAAATAAAAGTAATGATGCATCTTCATTGGATAAGATTCAACATAAAGGGGTTCTTACAGTTGGAATGATTAGCTCCAATCCACCTTATGAATATCAAGTCAACAAAGGTGGCGAACAGAGTATGAAAGGGTCAGATGTAAAGCTGATAAAGAAAATTGCTTCTAAATTGGGAGTTAAATATAAGATAAAAACCATGGATATGGATGGGTTATTACCGGCTTTACAGTCTGGGAAGGTTGATGTGCTGGTTACTTCTTTAAGCCCTACTCCAGAAAGAAAAAAGGGTGCAACTTTTTCTAAAGTATATTTCAGAAGTACCAATACTTTAGTTATAAGAAAGGCAGATAAGTCAAAATATTATAACAATATTAATCGGTTAGATAATAAGAAGATTGCAGTGGTAAATAATTCTACTCAACAACCTATGATTGAAAAAAGTTTTCCAAATGCATCATTAACGAAATTATCTAAGGTTACTGATTTAGCATTAGCCTTAAATAACAACAAAGTAGATGCTTTTTCTATTGACATACCAACAGCTACTATTCTACTTCGACAAAATCCTAATTTGATGATGACAAATTGGCATCATAAAGATTCTAGCCTCGGAGCTGCAGTAGCAATGCCAAAAGGTGCTTCCAAAGATTTAGTAAATAAAGTTAATGAAGTTGTAAAATCTAACAAAACTAATTATGAAAAATGGGTTCAAGATTCTGCAGAGAAAGTTCCGACTGATTAA
- a CDS encoding amino acid ABC transporter permease — MGNYSFLTNYWQLFIKGVVVTVELAIISIILGLILGIILAVMKRSSIFIVSLLAKAYIGFIRDTPLLIQIYIVYIGLPIITGLQIPDFATGVVCLTLYSAAYIAEIIRSGIESLPIGQSEAALSLGMSKWQAMKDIILPQAIKNILPALGNQFIGNVKDSSLVSVLGIADLMFQAQTVRGSTALGLEPMIVASLLYLVLTWSLNRLLANVEKRLKVSDRT, encoded by the coding sequence ATGGGCAATTATTCATTTCTTACCAATTATTGGCAATTATTTATTAAAGGAGTAGTGGTAACCGTCGAACTAGCGATTATTTCGATAATTCTGGGTTTGATATTAGGGATAATTTTAGCTGTGATGAAACGTTCAAGTATTTTTATTGTTTCTTTATTGGCTAAAGCATATATCGGATTTATTAGAGATACGCCGTTATTGATTCAAATATATATTGTTTATATTGGATTACCAATAATTACAGGGCTTCAGATTCCAGACTTTGCTACTGGCGTTGTATGTTTGACACTATATTCTGCTGCTTATATTGCAGAAATCATTAGATCAGGTATTGAGTCTTTGCCCATTGGACAATCAGAGGCAGCTTTAAGTCTGGGAATGTCAAAATGGCAAGCAATGAAAGACATTATTTTACCTCAAGCAATTAAGAACATTTTGCCAGCTTTGGGAAATCAATTTATTGGTAATGTTAAAGATTCCTCATTGGTTTCAGTTTTAGGTATTGCTGATTTAATGTTTCAAGCACAAACAGTAAGAGGTTCAACTGCTTTAGGATTAGAACCAATGATTGTTGCCTCATTATTATATTTAGTCTTAACTTGGAGTCTGAACAGACTTCTAGCAAATGTAGAAAAGAGGTTGAAGGTTAGTGATAGAACTTAA